In the genome of Hyla sarda isolate aHylSar1 unplaced genomic scaffold, aHylSar1.hap1 scaffold_1945, whole genome shotgun sequence, the window ACTGATTCCAAACCTGTTCCCCTGATAGGTTCTTCCCATCACCAGTATTTCTGTATCCCCTCTGCCTGACTAATCTTCTGACCTCGTGTCACCTGACCATGCCTTTTCCTGTTGATTTTGCACTGCGCCGCTGTCTAGGTTTAATCCATTGCTTGTCCTGCATCTGGTTCTGTGATTTTGTACTGCGCCGCTGTCTAGGTTTAATCCATTGCTTGTCCTGCGTCTGATTCTGTGATTTTGTACTGCGCTGCTGTCTAGGTTTTTACCCATTGCTTGTCTGACTATCCTGACTACTCTGAAGTGGTGAATAATTTTAATTTAAGCAGTTTTTTCTATACATGATCACCAGCATGCAgattatttttttgcagtttttctttagccaaaagccaaaaaaaaaaaagtggactgaaaagtaataaaaatatacAGACCAATTCTACTTCCAAAAAAGTGCACATCAGAGTGGATCAAAAACTGCGTGTGTTCTTTTTTggcctaataaaaatgttatacatttctttggaaaacaaaataacaaaatCAGTTTTATCCCAACAGGAAATACGAATAATAACTGTGAGGGAAACATCATGTTATCTGTGAGTGataaaggagaagatggagagatcatggagcgctcctctggagaagatggagagatcatggagcgctcctcaggacaagatggagagatcatggagcgctcctcaggagaagatggagggatcatggagcgctcctcaggacaagagggagagatcatggagcgctcctcaggagaagatggagagatcatggagcgctcctcaggagaagatggagagatcatggagcgctcctcaggagaagatggagagatcatggagcgctcctcaggagaagatggagagatcatggagcgctcctcaggacaagatggagagatcatggagcgctcctcaggacaagatggagagatcatggagcgctcctcaggacaagagggagagatcatggagcgctcctcaggacaagagggagagatcatggagcgctcctcaggacaagagggagagatcatggagcgctcctcaggagaagatggagagatcatggagcgctcctcaggagaagatggagagatcatggagcgctcctcaggagaagatggagagatcatggagcgctcctcaggagaagatggagagatcatggagcgctcctcaggagaagatggagagatcatggagcgctcctcaggagaagatggagagatcatggagcgctcctcaggacaagagggagagatcatggagcgctcctcaggacaagatggagagatcatggagcgcccctcaggagaagatggagagatcatggagcgctcctcaggagaagatggagagatcatggagcgcccctcaggagaagatggagagatcatggagcgctcctcaggagaagatggagagatcatggagcgcttctcaggagaagatggagagatcatggagcgctcctcaggagaagatggagagatcatggagcgctgctcaggagaagacctccttacccctaatgtccatccagatctatcctataatgaTCCCCCTGGTCATGGGGAACCTTCTCCTCACCAACcacacattgttaccacaaggacagaGAAGAAAGGGGGGAAAAAGATCCAATGTGATGAATGTGGGAAAGAGTTTACAAAAAGATCAAATCTTATTACACACagaagaagtcacacaggagaaaagtcatattcatgttcagaatgtgggaaatgctttaaaAAGAAATCAAATCTTATTACACATGAAAGAAgtcacactggagagaagccatattcgtgttcagaatgtggaaaatgctttaaaaataaatcaaatctGGTTATACataaaagaattcacacaggagagaagccatattcctgttcagtatgtgggaaatgttttataagcAAGTCTAACTATGATAAAcatgagagaactcacacagaaaataataagccattttcatgttcagaatgtggaaatagTTTTTCAAGTAAGTCATATCTTGTTATACATCAGAGAAGGCACACAGGAGAGGAGCCTTTTTCCtgttcaaaatgtgggaaatgctatttatgtaaatcacatcttgttagacatgagagaattcacacaggagagaagccatattcatgttcagaatgtgggaaatgctttacatATAAATTTGAGCTTCTTAAACATCAGAGAagccacacaggagagaagccatattcgtgttcagaatgtgggaaatgttttacatgtAAATCAAATCTTGTCctacatgagagaagtcacacaggagagaagccatattcgtgTTCAGTATGTGGTCAGTGCTATTCAAGGAAATCACAGCTCGAtacacatgagagaagtcacacgggagtgaagccgttttcatgttcagaatgtaaaAAGTGTTTTACAAGTAAATCAGATCTTGTCATACATGAGATAAGACATACAGGAGAGAATCCGTATTCATGTttcgaatgtgggaaatgtttctcaCGTAAATCAAATCTTGATATACAtatgagaagtcacacaggagagaagccattttcatgttcagaatgtgggaaatgtttctcaCGTAAATCAAATCTTGATATACATATGagaaatcacacaggagagaaaccattctCATGTTCAGAATGTTTGAAATGTTTCTCACGTAAATCAAATCTTGATATACATATGagaaatcacacaggagagaaaccattttcatgttcagaatgtgggaaatgtttctcaCGTAAATCATATCTTGATACACATGTGCgaggtcacacaggagagaagccattttcatgtgcagactgtgagaaatgttttatagATAAATTGAATCTTTTTACACATGCGAGAATTCACACAgtagagaagccgtattcatgttcagagtgtgggaaatgtttctcaCGTAAATCACATCTTGATATACATGTGCGaggtcacacaggagaaaagccattttcatgtgcagaatgtgggaaatgttttatagatAAATCTAATCTTGTTACACataagagaagtcacacaggagagaaaccgtattcatgttcagaatgtgggaaatgtttctcaCGAAAATCATATCTTAATACACATGTGCgaggtcacacaggagagaagccattttcatgtgcagaatgtgggaaatgttttaaagatAAATCGAATCTTGTTACACATGAGAgatttcacacaggagagaaaccgtattcatgttcagaatgtgggaaatgtttctcaCGTAAATCATATCTTGATACACATGTGCgaggtcacacaggagagaagccataatcctgtgcagaatgtggaaaatgttttacagatGAATCAAGTCTTTTTACTCATAGGAAAATTTACACAGGGGAAAAACCATAGTTATGTTcacaatgtggtaaatgttttatacagaaatcacatcttgttatcgGTGAGAGAAGTCAGAGGAGAGAAGCATTATttatgttctgaatgtgggaaatgttttattactAAAGTCAAATTAACGTATCATCAGAGAAGTCAAGTGGAGCGTTGGTGACTTCCAAAGCCATAAAGCTGAATTGTCACCGTGAACCTTCCTATTATTGACCCCACTGCAGGAGAAACCATAGTGACACAGGGGAAAGATCAGGACAccccatgtagtttttttttttaaacttaatctTTTTCCacacaatatataaaaataaaggtgataaagctgaataaaaaataaataaaagatgctTGTTATAAGGCTCGTATATTTCATATCTGCTCATGTTTCTTTCCATAGAAATGTTTTAAGGTCTATTAACCTCTTATAGGGCGAGTCTTGTTTCCATGGAGAGAATACACCGCTAGACTAATCTTCTGATCTCCTGTCACCTGACCTTGCCTTTTCCTGTTGATTTTGTACTGCACTGCTGTATAGGTTTGACCCATTGCTTGTCCTGACTCTGGTTCTGTGATTTTGTGCTGCGTTTGCCCACGTGTTGCCGACCTGGTTTCTCTGACTATCCTGATCTTGTTCTACAGGAGAGAAGtcttattcatgttcagaatgtgggaaatgtttctcaCATTAATCACATCTTGATGCACATGTGAgaggtcacacaggagagaagctgttttcatgtgcagaatgtgggaaatgttttatagatAAATCATGTTATATATAAGAGAACCTCTCATAGGTCTATTTTCCATGGAGAGAATGCACCACCAGATATACGTCCCCAGCATCTCCATAAAGCGGGGGTTTGGTTTGGCCATTTAGGGTTTGTATTGCCCTCCACAGCCATCCTCTTCCTGGTTTCTTGCCGAGGCTGGACATCACTgtaaccaccagcaaccaggaagaggatcgctgcGGTGGTCGGAGCAGGTTATTGGGGGAGCAGCAGCAGGTATGTACGGTTTGTTTTCTTAAATCCCGGGTCCCTGGGgaagtttgaaaaaaaatgtatcccggagttctcctttaatagagAGAACCCTAAGTAGCCAGAATATGTGCGAGTATGAGTTGAATACGCGACAAATGTAGAACTTGAATAGTGAAGTCACTCCTCTTAGGATATCAAAGAATTTACCCATAAACTGTAAAAGAGTACTCCGCACCTAGTTATCTAATCCCCGATCCAAAGGCAGCTGggagccccccgcaatctctgcctCGGCACCCCGTAATCTGGATGTGTGGATTGAAAGACGCAGAATTAGGAGGGAACCAcaaccatcacaccccctcccatagacatcactaGAAGGGGGTGTGACTAACATGGCCGCCGCCAGCCAAGCACatctggcgttctgaacataaagatGGGCAGAAAACGAGTCCAATAATCCAAAcagattatacagtggtctcaaactgtggccctccagatgttgtagccGTTGGCTACTGGGAGTtcaaattttgcaacatctggagggccacagtttgagaccactggattaGGGAGAAAAAGCAAACGTTTAGTAAGATGGTTTGTGTATCCTACTATTATAGATGTGTATGAGTCTGCAGCCGGTCCAGGAGTAGGAGGAAGAGCATCAGAGAtagtggacaggatatgaggatgggataggaggacgggatatgaggactggatgggataggaggtcgggatatgaggacggggaaatgagatatgaggactggatatgaagatgatatatggggatgggatatgaggtcgggatatgaggccgagatatgaggtcgggaaatgaggacgagatatgaggtcgggatatgaggacaaaatatgaggttgtgatatgaggatgagatatgaggacaggatgagatatgaggtcgggataggaggacgggatatgagaatgggatatgaggacatgataggaggtcgtgatatgagaatgaaatatgacttcgggataggaggttgggataagagatcaggatatgaggatgagatgaggacgggagatgagatcaggatatgaggacggggatgATCACATGATataagattgggatatgaggaggagatatgaggatgagatatgagaaggagataggatgggatatgagtgtcacgattcggctggctggaggtggatcctctgtgccagagagggattggcgtggaccggttctaagttgctactggtattcaccagagcccgccgcaaagcgggatggtcttgcagcggcggtagcaaccaggtcgtatccaccggcaacggctcaacctctgactgctgagataagcgcggtacaagggattagacaagagcagggtcggacgtagcagtaggtcagggcaggcagcgaagatcgtagtcaggggcaacggcaggtggtctggaacacaggctaggaacacacaaggaaacgctttcactggcacaatggcaacaagatccggcgagggagtgcaggggaagtgaggtataagtagggaagtgcacaggtgaaggtactgattaaaacctcatgcgccaatcagtggcgcaccggccctttaaatcgcaaagacccggcgcgcatgcgccctaaggagcgggccgcgcgcgccgggacagcacagacggggaacgggtctggtaagcgagtcgggatgcgcatcgccagcgggcgcgtcccgcatcgggaatcgcatcccggctgggaacattatcgcagcgcacccggtcggcaggtctgaccggggtgctgcgaataggagaacgccgtgatcgctccggggaggagcggggacccggagcgctcggcgtaacaatgcccccccccccttgggtctccccctctttttggaacctgagaatttgaggataagattcttgtccaggatgttgtcctcaagttcccatgacctctcctctgggccgcaattctcccaatcaacccaaacattttttttacctctgaccgtcttggatgccagaatttctttcaccgaaaaaacgtcagaggacccggaaactggagtgggagaaacaactttgggagagaagcggttaatgatgagtggtttaaggagagagacatgaaaagcattgggaatacggagagaaggaggaagaaggagtttgtaagaaacagggttgatctggcacttgattttgaaaggaccaagataacgtggtcccagtttataactggggacacgaaagcggacattcttggcggagagccataccttgtctccgggagaaaaaatggggggagtttttcttttcctatcggcatgttttttcatccaggatgaagcctgtaagagagaattttgagtctctttccatatggtggagaagtcccgagtcacctcatcaacagcgggcaaaccagagggcaagggagtgggaaggggggaagagggtgacggccgtacaccacgaagaatggggatttagcggaagattcagagactctgaaattgtacgagaattcggcccatggtagaagatctgcccagtcatcctggtgggaggaaacaaaatgtcgcaaatagtcacccagaacctgattaattctttctacttgcccattggattggggatgataagaagatgaaaagtttaatttgattttgagttgattacagagggccctccagaatttagtctcagtatcagagatggcaaccctagtggatactggtctccctaacagccgggggaacagctcaactagtagtgtgggggatggtaacgcaggtaggccaagacagttagttgtggtaggggattctataatcaggaagacggatagaataatttgtcgccaagaccacctcaacccaatggtttgctgtctccctggtgccagggttcggcatgtggtggaaagggtggacaaattactagggggggctggggatgacccagctgtcgtggtccatgtgggaaccaacgacagaatacatggtaggtggaggtccttgaagaataattacaaggaactaggtgccaagctgaagggaaggacctctaaggttgtgttctctggaatacttcctgtgccatgcgcatcgcaggaaagacagcgggagcttagggagttaaatgcatggcttaagtcgtggtgtgagggggaagggtttgggtttttagagcactgggctgacttttcattggggtacaaactctattctacggataatttgcacctgaatggaagggggtccgctgtgctgggggagagaatcctggaagggggggcagagtatttaaactaggtgagtggggggaggataataaagcaaagaaagcagacagtgggatggataggttagagaggggtcaggacataatggcgggtggagacgagtcctgtggggggagggtaagagcagtggataaggagatccatgggttacaaacc includes:
- the LOC130316661 gene encoding oocyte zinc finger protein XlCOF7.1-like isoform X2, whose translation is MDKDRNETTKRILHFTLEILHLLTGEDYTIVKKTWGECVAPSSHLHESGGRSRARGPIMEPPPPSPIHEKKILELTHRITELLTGEVPIRCQDVAVYFSMEEWEYVEGHKDLYQDIVMMKDHRPLTSQDGVIDRIPPERCPRPLYSQDCPEGNVPEKHQGGDLTNNKVEDEEERMRGHHPCMREVKEEIPGGVTPGNTNNNCEGNIMLSVSDKGEDGEIMERSSGEDGEIMERSSGQDGEIMERSSGEDGGIMERSSGQEGEIMERSSGEDGEIMERSSGEDGEIMERSSGEDGEIMERSSGEDGEIMERSSGQDGEIMERSSGQDGEIMERSSGQEGEIMERSSGQEGEIMERSSGQEGEIMERSSGEDGEIMERSSGEDGEIMERSSGEDGEIMERSSGEDGEIMERSSGEDGEIMERSSGEDGEIMERSSGQEGEIMERSSGQDGEIMERPSGEDGEIMERSSGEDGEIMERPSGEDGEIMERSSGEDGEIMERFSGEDGEIMERSSGEDGEIMERCSGEDLLTPNVHPDLSYNDPPGHGEPSPHQPHIVTTRTEKKGGKKIQCDECGKEFTKRSNLITHRRSHTGEKSYSCSECGKCFKKKSNLITHERSHTGEKPYSCSECGKCFKNKSNLVIHKRIHTGEKPYSCSVCGKCFISKSNYDKHERTHTENNKPFSCSECGNSFSSKSYLVIHQRRHTGEEPFSCSKCGKCYLCKSHLVRHERIHTGEKPYSCSECGKCFTYKFELLKHQRSHTGEKPYSCSECGKCFTCKSNLVLHERSHTGEKPYSCSVCGQCYSRKSQLDTHERSHTGVKPFSCSECKKCFTSKSDLVIHEIRHTGENPYSCFECGKCFSRKSNLDIHMRSHTGEKPFSCSECGKCFSRKSNLDIHMRNHTGEKPFSCSECLKCFSRKSNLDIHMRNHTGEKPFSCSECGKCFSRKSYLDTHVRGHTGEKPFSCADCEKCFIDKLNLFTHARIHTVEKPYSCSECGKCFSRKSHLDIHVRGHTGEKPFSCAECGKCFIDKSNLVTHKRSHTGEKPYSCSECGKCFSRKSYLNTHVRGHTGEKPFSCAECGKCFKDKSNLVTHERFHTGEKPYSCSECGKCFSRKSYLDTHVRGHTGEKP
- the LOC130316661 gene encoding oocyte zinc finger protein XlCOF7.1-like isoform X1, giving the protein MTILTGPSPHDHPAELRPYMYWSHDCDIITGATPPHLTATEKVLIGRMDKDRNETTKRILHFTLEILHLLTGEDYTIVKKTWGECVAPSSHLHESGGRSRARGPIMEPPPPSPIHEKKILELTHRITELLTGEVPIRCQDVAVYFSMEEWEYVEGHKDLYQDIVMMKDHRPLTSQDGVIDRIPPERCPRPLYSQDCPEGNVPEKHQGGDLTNNKVEDEEERMRGHHPCMREVKEEIPGGVTPGNTNNNCEGNIMLSVSDKGEDGEIMERSSGEDGEIMERSSGQDGEIMERSSGEDGGIMERSSGQEGEIMERSSGEDGEIMERSSGEDGEIMERSSGEDGEIMERSSGEDGEIMERSSGQDGEIMERSSGQDGEIMERSSGQEGEIMERSSGQEGEIMERSSGQEGEIMERSSGEDGEIMERSSGEDGEIMERSSGEDGEIMERSSGEDGEIMERSSGEDGEIMERSSGEDGEIMERSSGQEGEIMERSSGQDGEIMERPSGEDGEIMERSSGEDGEIMERPSGEDGEIMERSSGEDGEIMERFSGEDGEIMERSSGEDGEIMERCSGEDLLTPNVHPDLSYNDPPGHGEPSPHQPHIVTTRTEKKGGKKIQCDECGKEFTKRSNLITHRRSHTGEKSYSCSECGKCFKKKSNLITHERSHTGEKPYSCSECGKCFKNKSNLVIHKRIHTGEKPYSCSVCGKCFISKSNYDKHERTHTENNKPFSCSECGNSFSSKSYLVIHQRRHTGEEPFSCSKCGKCYLCKSHLVRHERIHTGEKPYSCSECGKCFTYKFELLKHQRSHTGEKPYSCSECGKCFTCKSNLVLHERSHTGEKPYSCSVCGQCYSRKSQLDTHERSHTGVKPFSCSECKKCFTSKSDLVIHEIRHTGENPYSCFECGKCFSRKSNLDIHMRSHTGEKPFSCSECGKCFSRKSNLDIHMRNHTGEKPFSCSECLKCFSRKSNLDIHMRNHTGEKPFSCSECGKCFSRKSYLDTHVRGHTGEKPFSCADCEKCFIDKLNLFTHARIHTVEKPYSCSECGKCFSRKSHLDIHVRGHTGEKPFSCAECGKCFIDKSNLVTHKRSHTGEKPYSCSECGKCFSRKSYLNTHVRGHTGEKPFSCAECGKCFKDKSNLVTHERFHTGEKPYSCSECGKCFSRKSYLDTHVRGHTGEKP